The window CAGGCTGTTACAGTCCTAAAAGTCTAATCCTAGAGAATTTTGATTAAAATAACCAGAAACATAATAGAAgcgaaaccaaaaaaaaaaacaaaaaaacaaaattgCACAACGGAATTGGGAAACCTCATTAAACTACACAATAGTCCATTCCAAAGGCTTCAGGATCGATTCTTTTGAGTTCATGTTTGAAGGCAATGAAACCATGATGACAGAATTTAATAAACATAATCAGCAAAGAATCACCTAGAAAGTATTCTATCTAAGAGCTCCCCACCATCACATAACCTGAAATATACAACAAATGAATTATGAGGATTCCAAACTACCATCTTTAATTTACCTAGTTCATTTATATCAAATAGCCACACATTATTTCCATGCACATGATAGAGGAATTTCAGTGACTATTATATCCTATTAGAACTATTCCATGATAGGTAAGTTTGACACAAAGTTCAACAATGCCAAGTTCAAATGTTCCACCATGTGCCATCAATCGCGTGCATTCACTTGATGAATTACATGCCTTAGAAGCAAGTTTTGCCATtggaaaacaatggagagagggaTTTCAGGATTGTAGCATCCAACTGAATGGTTGGAATCATTCTGTTAGATTGATATTTGGGGTATGCTCCATTCCCAATTGGGCCAATCTGTATTGATGCAATATTGCATATGCTCCTTAAGCCTAGGGCTGTTTCAACCACTCACAATTCAGAATGCATCACAAAATCATAACATTACATCACTATAAAAGCTTATAAAGGTTCATATACCTACCCGAATTCATGGAGATCCACATAAACACACACAGAGCAGAGCTCATGCCAAAGATAACTACCTGAACAAGTTGGTCCTCGTTTAGAGCTGACAAACTAACGAGTATTGgaaaccgtccaataaattctgGTATCAAACCATATGCAATAAGATCACCACTTTCAAGCTACAAAACGCAATAATTTCTTataaaaaagaatataaaatagACTTCAAGCCCCATCATGAAAGTAGAGCCTTTTAATGGGTTATATGGTCTTGATGTGCATATTCCATACATGTGAGACCCATTTATGAATGATCCAAATTACCTAAAAATCCTCCAGATAGGATGTCAGCCATTTAATTTTTCTTAACCACCCCTTTGAATGCCAATGGTTTGAGGAGTAGGAATTAGGATCAAGAAATTTAGGATTTTTTGAGACATCTACCATCCACAGTGATTACCACGAAACCAACCCATCtgaatcaccaaaccatgggaccCATCTGTATGGACTGGTGCACCAGACAATGTCTCCTCAACAAGTAGTCCATAGCAACTGCTTTGGACTCACTGATTCTAGTAGAGATGATGTCACAGCAGCATTTGTTAGACCACCAGCCCTCATGTTTGCACGTACCGGGGCTCCAAATCCTATAGAAGAATCTTGACGCCTGGGCATGGACAAAAACAGGTTAAAATTCCATAAATGAAGCACCGACGCAAGGCAATTAGCACAAGCACATTAGTTGGCTTTCTCATTTTAACCATATACCTTTTTGAGATTGTCTTTTCTAAGTCAATAAAAGCACTGCCGCATATGAAGAGAATATCCTTCGTGTCAATCTGCAAAATACCAAATGCATTGCTAACAACGAGAAGCTAATTACATAGGTCAAAGATAACATAAACCTGGCAGTAGAGCTGCCATATCTAGTGCAGCACACGATCATTCACACTTATTTCGTAATATTGGTACAGAAATACCTGAATATCGTCACTTCGAGGATGCTTACGACCTCCCTCCTCTGGGATGTTGACGACCTGGATAAAGTTGGATCGAATTTCAAAAAAGCAAGCCAAGAAAGTGAAGTGGAAATATATTCTGGATCGACATTTTCCTTGCTATTGAAAGATTAACAGCATCAATGCCAGGGAAACAAGTTGGTAGTATGGCATGCAGACATGCCACAGTATGAGATATAATAAAATTCGCATTTATGAACTCACTGTTCCTTCTAGCATTTTTAGCAATGCCTGTTGAACACCCTCCCCAGATACATCTCGACTGATGTTGAGGCTCTCAGCCTGCACATATAACAAAAGGGTTTAGAAGTATCATAAGGTAGAACCACAGTGCTTGAACATTGAAGATGTTACTGCGAGGACCTTTTTAGTAATTTTATCAACTTCATCAATGTATACAATTCCCTGCTGGGCAGCAGCCACATTGAAGTCGGCAACCTGAGGAGCAAAAGACCAAGATAAGTGCAAGTTTCTGAAAGAATGTCACATGCCAACAGAAATTCCATAACATGGTGCTCATGCTGCAGAACTCAAGTTGTAAGACCAAAAAATGCACTTGGTAGGAAGCTGATGAAAATGGCCTGCTGACCAATCTTGGCAGCGCATGTTTATCCTAGGTACTAGTGAAAGATTTCTAGGTACTCTTGTGCGTCTTAGTATTGAATTTGTCAATATTTTAGAATTTGATTACTTTGTATTCTTTAATTTGAGAATGCAAAGTTACACAGTCAACACGATCTTAAAGAGTCGTGCTTTTGTCAATTTC of the Magnolia sinica isolate HGM2019 chromosome 7, MsV1, whole genome shotgun sequence genome contains:
- the LOC131251402 gene encoding CLP protease regulatory subunit CLPX1, mitochondrial-like isoform X4, translated to MLEGTVVNIPEEGGRKHPRSDDIQIDTKDILFICGSAFIDLEKTISKRRQDSSIGFGAPVRANMRAGGLTNAAVTSSLLESLESGDLIAYGLIPEFIGRFPILVSLSALNEDQLVQVM
- the LOC131251402 gene encoding CLP protease regulatory subunit CLPX1, mitochondrial-like isoform X2, which codes for MLEGTVVNIPEEGGRKHPRSDDIQIDTKDILFICGSAFIDLEKTISKRRQDSSIGFGAPVRANMRAGGLTNAAVTSSLLESLESGDLIAYGLIPEFIGRFPILVSLSALNEDQLVQVVIFGMSSALCVFMWISMNSGLQSGN